Proteins encoded by one window of Chrysemys picta bellii isolate R12L10 chromosome 10, ASM1138683v2, whole genome shotgun sequence:
- the LOC101951982 gene encoding zinc transporter ZIP1-like: protein MRSLLAAKLGCLLGLLVLPLLCGLLPVRLRAAGTRGRWRSFVGCVAGGIFLAACLLDIVPDSLSDMREELRRQRITVDFPFPEFVLTLGFLLVLIIEHVVLDCSERRAGEATPLLSCGEATPQPAGTGEWVVETGVPHLPADFRVHSSFRSFVLFLSLSVHSLFEGLAVGLQDTESKVLQICIAILVHKSVIAVGLSLLLLQSQVPTRWFVALIGTFALMSPLGIAVGIVMMQNPGPGSTMAQCLLEGIAAGTFVYITFLEILPHELNSPKCRLPKVLSMLLGFSVMAALRFLG, encoded by the exons ATGCGGTCCCTGCTGGCGGCCAAGCTGGGCTGCCTGCTCGGGCTGCTGGTCCTGCCACTGCTCTGCGGGCTGCTCCCCGTGCGGCTGCGGGCCGCGG GGACCCGCGGGCGGTGGCGCAGCTTCGTTGGCTGCGTGGCCGGAGGCATCTTCCTGGCCGCCTGCCTGCTGGACATCGTCCCCGACTCTCTGTCCGACATGCGGGAGGAGCTGCGGAGACAGCGGATCACG gTGGATTTTCCCTTTCCTGAGTTCGTGCTGACTCTTGGCTTCCTGCTGGTTCTCATAATCGAGCACGTAGTCCTGGACTGCAGTGAGCGGCGGGCAGGGGaggccacccccctcctctcctgtggGGAGGCCACCCCTCAGCCAGCAGGCACTGGTGAGTGGGTGGTGGAGACGGGTGTGCCCCACTTGCCTGCAGACTTTCGGGTCCACTCGTCCTTCCGCTCCTTTGTCCTCTTCTTGTCTCTGTCGGTGCACTCGCTGTTCGAGGGCCTGGCCGTGGGGCTGCAGGACACGGAGTCCAAGGTGCTGCAGATCTGCATTGCCATCCTGGTGCACAAGAGCGTGATTGCTGTCGgcctctccctcctgctgctccagaGCCAAGTCCCCACCCGCTGGTTTGTGGCTTTGATTGGCACCTTCGCCCTCATGTCTCCCCTTGGCATCGCCGTGGGAATCGTGATGATGCAGAACCCGGGCCCCGGCAGCACCATGGCCCAGTGCCTGCTGGAAGGGATCGCTGCAGGGACCTTTGTCTATATCACCTTCCTCGAGATCCTGCCTCACGAACTCAACTCCCCAAAGTGCCGCCTGCCCAAAGTGCTCTCCATGCTGCTGGGCTTCTCCGTCATGGCTGCCTTGCGCTTCCTGGGCTGA
- the CATSPER2 gene encoding cation channel sperm-associated protein 2, translating into MNPQVRALFGGGVSVSDWLHAAAFSFSFQSPEDGSQTKVSSPFTLLPRADAIRSKLIYTFYLIDHLQGLSHAIPRHNIKDFLDPQKQRKLMLTDHHQLVYFNITPVRNTIITPEKRLRNRIQVRCSRWPPLTMWASWVLNSTIFKSFIICLIFLNMLVLMIKSEVMDKMDASLVSLKLTLEVTVWVILLIFIMEILLNWIVSFRGFWKSSWNVFDFSVTVVSVVPEFLDFIGITNKIAAMRIIRAFRVLRTLKLFSKFRQVRVIILAIAKTLKAMTFILLLLVVFFYVFAVSGIFFFKSYSRSDRTDLEYSMYFRDLPNTLVTLFILFTMDHWYALLQDTWKIPEMNKVISSLYIILWLLIGSFMFRNFFVAIMVTNFQTIRNDLAEEVKQIEAQKKADLFKIQIRDRSQAPGSEVGPGAEATSSEPQSEYKVVVKSSVKDWGPLPVLKLQPLPLTVDWETYIHQNLQSLVAVNEDGQVVWPSDSLFRYFELLEQLQHNLEERKRLQHYAVMALLNMEDK; encoded by the exons ATGAATCCCCAGGTAAGAGctctctttggggggggggtctccgtTTCAGACTGGCTCCACGCTgctgctttctctttctcttttcagAGCCCAGAGGATGGTTCCCAAACCAAAGTCAGCTCCCCATTTACACTGCTTCCCCGAGCTGACGCCATTCGCTCCAAGCTGATCTACACCTTCTACTTGATTGACCACCTTCAGGGACTGAGCCATGCCATCCCACGGCACAATATCAAGGATTTCCTTG ACCCCCAGAAGCAGAGGAAGCTGATGCTCACAGACCATCACCAGCTGGTTTATTTCAACATAACCCCGGTCAGGAACACCATCATCACCCCAGAGAAACGCCTACGCAACCGCATCCAAGTGCGCTGCAGCCGCTGGCCTCCCCTGACCATgtgggcatcctgggtcctgaaCA GTACCATCTTCAAAAGCTTCATCATCTGTCTCATCTTCCTGAACATGCTGGTTCTTATGATCAAGAGCG AGGTGATGGACAAGATGGATGCCAGCCTGGTGAGCCTGAAGCTCACCTTAGAGGTGACTGTCTGGGTCATCCTCCTCATTTTTATCATGGAGATTTTGCTGAATTGGATTGTCAGTTTCAGAGGCTTCTGGAAAAGCAGCTGGAATGTCTTCGACTTCAGCGTTACTGTGGTG TCTGTGGTCCCCGAGTTCCTGGACTTCATTGGCATAACCAACAAGATAGCTGCCATGAGAATCATCAGGGCCTTTCGCGTCCTCCGCACCTTAAAGCTCTTCTCCAAATTCCGGCAAGTTCGGGTGATCATCCTGGCAATAGCAAAGACCTTGAAG GCCATGACCTTCATCCTGCTGCTCTTGGTGGTTTTCTTCTACGTGTTTGCCGTGTCTGGCATCTTCTTCTTCAAGAGCTACAGTCGGTCAGACCGCACCGACCTGGAGTACAGCATGTATTTCAG GGATCTCCCCAACACGCTGGTGACACTCTTCATCCTCTTCACCATGGATCACTGGTACGCCCTGCTCCAGGATACCTGGAAGATACCCGAGATGAACAAGGTCATCAGcagcctctacatcatcctctgGCTGCTGATTGGATCCTTCATGTTCAGGAACTTCTTTGTGGCAATTATGG TGACTAATTTCCAGACTATCCGGAATGACCTGGCTGAAGAGGTGAAGCAGATAGAGGCCCAGAAGAAAgcagatttatttaaaatacagattAGAGACAG GTCTCAAGCCCCAGGCTCAGAGGTGGGCCCAGGAGCAGAGGCAACCTCTAGTGAGCCGCAGTCGGAGTACAAGGTGGTAGTGAAGTCGAGCGTGAAGGACT GGGGGCCTTTGCCAGTCCTGAAGCTGCAGCCTTTGCCTTTGACAGTGGACTGGGAGACATACATCCACCAGAACCTGCAGAGCCTAGTGGCGGTAAATGAGGATGGGCAGGTGGTGTGGCCCAGCGACTCCCTCTTCCGCTACTTCGAactgctggagcagctgcagcacaaCCTGGAAGAGCGCAAGAGGCTGCAGCATTATGCAG TCATGGCCTTATTGAACATGGAGGACAAGTAG